From a single Brassica rapa cultivar Chiifu-401-42 chromosome A01, CAAS_Brap_v3.01, whole genome shotgun sequence genomic region:
- the LOC103853592 gene encoding F-box/LRR-repeat protein At4g29420 produces the protein MDDLPSELVVKILNRLNDSADLARSRVASKRFNSLWREVQTVNLLCTLSRYSKSRSTSVTPFKTVFRNLIEDSRAVRSVSVGVDKALSGMSFDDLIEDDSDELYLTDIEFVRVWLPRVRDELEMLSISDFWIQSCWRRSDVLALVSSNCSKLVKLEVKNAWLSVVGLTQMPNLRHLTLEFIRLDDENLEKVNDCFPFLQVLNLIGVGGLKEPKIHFLHLKSCHWTVSNAPLSLAIVAPNLLELRLKCNKPKSLVLDTPKLVKFYLSVEDAEGVSFSELGELDTLEVVSPDVYRLFRNTRFGNKIRKLAVDSVKTMEHSERLSLGLGTLLEAFPSIASLTLSHVTWSNIKTHFQSEGVVHMKGTDTALKRITARVQTSDYTDVSFIRSILNSCRGLTDMRLMIHQDTDPRVRDLLISACTMSNPRVRWSWGTWAEGGEDIWVSNGT, from the exons ATGGATGATTTACCTTCAGAGCTCGTGGTGAAAATCCTGAACCGGCTCAACGATTCCGCGGACCTAGCTCGATCCCGCGTCGCGTCCAAGAGATTCAACTCCCTTTGGCGAGAAGTCCAAACCGTGAACCTCCTATGCACTTTGTCCCGGTACTCCAAATCGCGCTCGACCTCCGTCACGCCGTTCAAGACGGTCTTCAGGAATCTGATCGAAGATTCTCGCGCCGTTAGGTCCGTTTCGGTTGGGGTTGATAAGGCGCTCAGCGGGATGTCGTTCGACGACTTGATCGAAGACGATTCCGACGAATTGTACCTTACCGATATCGAATTCGTGAGGGTGTGGCTGCCTAGGGTTCGTGATGAGCTGGAGATGTTGTCGATTTCGGATTTTTGGATTCAGTCTTGCTGGAGAAGGTCGGATGTTTTGGCGCTCGTTTCTTCGAATT GTAGTAAGTTAGTCAAACTGGAGGTGAAGAATGCTTGGCTCTCAGTGGTTGGTCTAACTCAGATGCCTAACCTCAGACATTTGACACTGGAGTTTATTAGACTCGACGATGAGAATCTGGAGAAGGTCAATGATTGTTTCCCTTTTCTTCAAGTGCTGAATTTGATTGGTGTTGGAGGACTTAAGGAGCCGAAGATCCATTTTCTGCACTTAAAGAGTTGCCATTGGACAGTGTCGAATGCACCGCTTTCCTTGGCTATTGTTGCGCCAAACCTCCTTGAGCTCAGGCTGAAATGCAACAAACCCAAGTCTCTCGTCTTGGATACACCCAAGTTGGTGAAGTTCTATCTTTCTGTAGAAGACGCTGAAGGTGTTAGTTTCTCTGAGCTTGGAGAATTGGATACCTTAGAGGTTGTATCTCCTGACGTGTACAGGCTATTCAGAAACACTCGTTTCGGCAACAAGATCAGAAAGCTTGCAGTAGATTCAGTCAAGACGATGGAACATTCTGAAAGGCTTTCACTTGGATTGGGAACACTCCTCGAAGCATTCCCTAGCATCGCTTCTCTTACATTGAGCCATGTGACTTGGTCAAACATCAAAACCCATTTCCAAAGCGAAGGTGTAGTACATATGAAGGGAACTGATACTGCCCTGAAGCGGATAACAGCACGTGTTCAGACGTCAGATTATACCGACGTTTCTTTCATTAGGTCTATACTCAATAGCTGCAGAGGTTTGACAGATATGAGACTGATGATTCATCAGGACACAGATCCTAGAGTTAGAGATTTGCTGATCTCTGCATGCACGATGAGTAACCCAAGAGTGAGATGGAGCTGGGGAACGTGGGCTGAAGGAGGTGAAGACATTTGGGTCTCCAATGGCACCTAA
- the LOC103853607 gene encoding uncharacterized protein LOC103853607, which produces MLSFQCSLHLLQPYCSASYNNHSNLRFHNLAPFRVTRTIQAPKIQRVRADWSRRSVKVRVNGLNREMEEEEEDVEESEEEDEFTSRKRESYGGKKEDINYDKDPEFADILGDCLDNPEKAQKKMEERLRKKRNKILHTKTGSATSMQVTFNKFEYSNSYMWLEFHNAPLDKDIALITDAIRSWHILGRLGGYNSMNMQLSQAPVDKRPNYDAILGANIEPTTFYNIGDLEVQDNVARIWLDIGTSEPLILDVLINALTQISSDYVGIKKVVFGGSEFENWKENLTSEESGFRVHKI; this is translated from the exons ATGCTAAGCTTTCAATGCTCTCTTCACCTGCTTCAGCCTTATTGTTCGGCGAGTTACAATAACCACTCGAATCTTCGCTTCCACAATTTGGCGCCGTTTCGTGTCACCAGAACGATTCAAGCACCAAAGATCCAGAGGGTACGTGCGGATTGGTCTAGGAGGAGTGTAAAAGTGCGAGTTAATGGTCTGAATCGAgaaatggaagaagaagaagaagatgtggaagagtctgaagaagaagatgagttcACGTCGAGGAAGAGAGAAAGTTACGGAGGGAAGAAGGAAGATATCAATTACGATAAAGACCCCGAGTTCGCTGATATTCTTGGTGATTGTTTAGATAACCCAGAGAAAGCTCAAAAGAAG ATGGAAGAGAGGTTGAGGAAGAAAAGGAACAAGATTCTGCATACCAAAACTGGTTCTGCTACTTCCATGCAGGTCACTTTCAACAA GTTTGAGTATTCGAATTCATACATGTGGTTGGAGTTTCACAACGCTCCTCTGGATAAAGACATTGCCTTGATCACTGAT GCAATCCGTTCGTGGCATATCCTTGGACGACTTGGTGGATACAACTCCATGAATATGCAA TTATCGCAAGCGCCTGTGGATAAAAGGCCAAACTATGATGCTATCCTTGGAGCTAATATCGAGCCAACCACATTCTATAACATCGGTGATCTTGAGGTCCAAGACAATGTCGCTCGCATCTG GCTAGACATTGGGACCTCAGAGCCGTTGATTCTTGATGTTCTCATAAACGCATTGACACAAATCAGCTCAGA CTATGTTGGGATAAAGAAAGTTGTGTTTGGTGGATCTGAGTTTGAGAACTGGAAGGAGAATTTGACATCCGAGGAGTCTGGTTTCAGAGTCCACAAGATTTAA
- the LOC103853598 gene encoding 60S ribosomal protein L28-2 has protein sequence MATVPGQLVWEIVKRNNCFLVKQFGRGNAKVQFSKESNNLCNLNSYKHSGLANKKTVTIQPADKDQGVVLGTTKTKKQNKPKLSVNKSVLKKEFPRMAKAVANQVVDNYYRPDLKKAALARLSVISKGLRVAKSGPKRRNRQA, from the exons ATGGCAACAGTTCCAGGACAGCTGGTGTGGGAGATCGTGAAAAGAAACAACTGTTTCTTGGTGAAACAGTTCGGTAGAGGCAATGCCAAGGTTCAGTTCAGCAAGGAGAGCAACAACCTCTGCAACCTCAACTCTTACAAGCACTCTG GTTTGGCAAACAAGAAGACCGTGACAATTCAGCCAGCAGACAAAGACCAAGGTGTGGTACTTGGAACCACCAAGACCAAGAAGCAGAATAAGCCTAAGCTCTCTGTTAACAAGTCCGTCCTCAAGAAGGAGTTCCCCAGGATGGCCAAAGCTGTTGCCAACCAG GTTGTGGACAACTACTACAGGCCTGATTTGAAGAAGGCAGCACTTGCTAGGCTCAGCGTGATCAGCAAAGGCCTTAGAGTCGCCAAGTCTGGCCCCAAGAGGAGGAACAGACAGGCTTGA
- the LOC103853587 gene encoding 40S ribosomal protein S15a-5 — translation MGRRILNDALRTIVNAERRGKASVELKPISTVMSSFLRIMKEKGYIKNFQVHDPHRVGRITVDLQGRVNDCKALTYRQDVKAKEIEEYTERTLPTRQWGYVVVTTPDGILDHEEAIKRNVGGQVLGFFY, via the exons ATGGGGAGGAGGATTCTGAACGATGCGTTGAGGACGATTGTGAATGCGGAGAGGCGAGGGAAAGCTTCGGTGGAGCTTAAACCTATCTCCACCGTCATGTCTTCCTTCCTCAGAATCATGAAGGAAAAAG GTTATATCAAGAACTTTCAAGTGCATGATCCACATAGAGTTGGTAGGATAACCGTTGATCTGCAAGGGAGGGTTAATGACTGCAAAGCTCTTACCTATAGGCAAGACGTTAAGGCAAAAGAGATTGAGGAATACACTGAACGCACACTTCCAACTCGTCAG TGGGGTTATGTTGTAGTCACAACTCCGGATGGGATTTTGGACCATGAAGAAGCTATTAAACGGAATGTGGGTGGTCAGGTTCTTGGTTTCTTTTATTGA
- the LOC103853615 gene encoding 40S ribosomal protein S30: MGKVHGSLARAGKVRGQTPKVAKQDKKKKPRGRAHKRLQHNRRFVTAVVGFGKKRGPNSSEK; the protein is encoded by the exons ATGG GTAAGGTTCACGGTTCATTGGCTCGTGCCGGTAAGGTGAGAGGACAGACACCTAAAGTCGCTAAGCaggacaagaagaagaagccacgTGGTCGTGCTCACAAGCGTCTTCAGCACAACCGCCGTTTCGTCACCGCCG TTGTTGGATTTGGCAAGAAGAGAGGACCCAACTCTTCTGAGAAATAG